A genomic segment from Amygdalobacter nucleatus encodes:
- a CDS encoding LacI family DNA-binding transcriptional regulator encodes MTIKDIAKLAGVSISTVSKVINNKLYVSPDTRKHVQTIIERYNYQANSTAQNLAQRKTLRIAYLDKFIRNIPFENPHMFNIMLGAEAKLQNKGYQLSLINLAGGQTIKQLLANLLAARQFDGILINSACVDSKLEKCILSYDLPTVCIGKIEFDSMLSWIDTNHRHSSAMAVNYLKQKGYHSLLFMGGMLGEKISDERVQGYKQALLQYPNDDSKNQIIYNRPDVSSIYTATRQLLSLKKANAIICNNSLIAFSVIQCINDLQLKMPDDIAVLTFDDYPYSQLIVPSPSVIEIDLYDLGKQAASILLHKIKNPALILQTYTTLPAILERGTT; translated from the coding sequence ATGACGATAAAAGATATAGCTAAATTAGCTGGTGTATCAATTTCAACTGTTAGTAAAGTTATAAACAACAAATTGTATGTTTCGCCTGATACTAGGAAACACGTGCAAACAATTATCGAACGCTATAATTACCAAGCCAACAGCACTGCTCAAAATCTCGCCCAACGCAAGACTTTACGTATCGCATATCTCGATAAATTTATCCGCAACATACCTTTCGAAAATCCGCATATGTTCAATATTATGCTTGGTGCAGAAGCCAAATTACAAAATAAAGGCTATCAACTATCGCTCATAAATCTAGCGGGTGGTCAAACAATTAAGCAATTATTAGCTAATTTGTTGGCTGCTAGACAATTTGACGGAATCTTGATTAACAGCGCTTGTGTGGACTCAAAATTAGAAAAATGCATACTTAGTTACGATTTACCCACAGTTTGTATTGGCAAAATAGAATTTGACAGTATGCTTTCTTGGATTGACACCAATCATCGGCACAGTTCCGCCATGGCTGTTAATTATTTGAAGCAAAAAGGCTATCATTCTCTTTTATTTATGGGTGGTATGCTCGGTGAAAAAATAAGTGATGAACGTGTCCAAGGTTATAAGCAAGCATTGTTACAATACCCCAACGATGATAGCAAAAATCAAATAATATACAATCGACCTGACGTTAGCAGCATTTACACCGCAACTAGGCAACTGTTAAGCCTAAAAAAAGCTAATGCCATCATCTGCAACAACAGTCTAATTGCTTTCAGCGTAATTCAATGCATAAATGACTTGCAATTAAAGATGCCCGACGATATAGCTGTTCTGACATTTGATGATTATCCATATTCCCAACTAATCGTGCCATCGCCCAGCGTAATTGAAATTGATCTGTATGATTTAGGCAAACAAGCTGCCTCCATCCTACTACACAAAATCAAAAATCCTGCTCTTATTTTGCAAACTTACACCACGCTACCAGCTATCTTGGAGCGTGGTACAACTTAA
- a CDS encoding sugar ABC transporter permease, with protein sequence MFKYRHLKLALVNAFLIILCIITLIPIIYAFSVSVNGSNSLFSSELSLFPKQLTLANYLAIVRDKPFLAWLKNSVILSLLTVVLTLGITIPAAYSFSRYKFSGKERLGNLLLLLNAFPTILSMFAIYRMMKILHLINTLGGLVMIYSGTIAIFAFWSMKGYFDSISVDMEEAARIDGANDLQLIKKIIMPLAMPNIIVTAVLVFITAWNEYIFATVFITGETNYTLALGLFSLQATDYSRNWPLFAAAAILTSIPVLFVFFYIQKHVVSGLASGGVKG encoded by the coding sequence ATGTTTAAGTATCGTCACTTAAAGCTAGCTTTGGTCAATGCGTTTTTAATAATATTGTGCATTATAACTCTGATACCGATTATTTATGCGTTTTCCGTATCTGTAAATGGCTCGAATAGTTTGTTCTCTAGTGAATTAAGCTTATTTCCTAAACAACTTACTTTAGCTAACTATCTTGCTATTGTTCGCGATAAGCCGTTTTTAGCCTGGTTGAAAAATTCCGTTATTTTAAGTTTATTGACAGTTGTGCTTACCTTAGGCATTACAATTCCGGCGGCCTATTCTTTTTCGCGCTATAAATTTAGCGGCAAAGAACGCTTGGGGAATTTGCTTTTACTGTTGAATGCTTTTCCAACAATTCTTTCGATGTTTGCTATCTATCGTATGATGAAAATTTTACATCTTATAAATACACTAGGTGGCTTGGTCATGATTTATAGCGGCACGATTGCAATTTTTGCTTTCTGGAGCATGAAAGGCTATTTCGATAGTATATCGGTTGATATGGAGGAAGCGGCACGTATTGATGGCGCTAATGATTTGCAATTGATTAAGAAAATCATCATGCCTTTAGCTATGCCAAATATCATTGTTACAGCAGTTTTGGTGTTCATTACAGCTTGGAATGAATATATTTTTGCGACAGTATTTATCACCGGAGAAACTAATTATACTTTGGCCCTTGGTTTGTTTTCCTTGCAGGCGACAGATTATTCTAGAAACTGGCCTTTGTTTGCAGCAGCCGCAATTTTAACTTCAATACCTGTATTATTTGTTTTCTTTTATATTCAGAAACATGTTGTATCTGGCTTAGCCAGTGGCGGTGTTAAGGGCTGA
- a CDS encoding extracellular solute-binding protein, translated as MKKLLSLFMVTALAVGSLTACTKQVDKTEKTDSATSKTAESTAKTEAEATKSGEKSTSGEKTTITVWHSADATIADALEKKLNSLLKNATVKMERKENLSESLKLVSDDPKTAPDMFLWAHDKVGVFAEMGIIEPVNKLLSDDDLKDLIPMTLQAGTYKNEKYQLPLYFESLLFIYNKDLMQEAPKTTDELLAKAKAETKDNKYVLVEQHSTSYCIAPWLHGFGGYMINTDKKPGLDLPETQKALEYHKQFVQYMPADGEYNTVTTLFTEGKSASIIGGPWLIPGLKAAKLNYGIAPMPTLPNGEPLKPFSGVQGLQVIKQAADNKKDAVKEVLLAAINPEVGIELAKVANCAPANNLAYKDAEVSKNEMISILQEMAKTLVPMPNIPEMDVMWGATDGLLAEVNKNGKDVKEACAKYQKQAIEQIESMK; from the coding sequence ATGAAAAAACTTCTTAGTCTATTTATGGTAACAGCTCTAGCAGTTGGAAGCTTAACTGCTTGTACAAAACAAGTGGATAAAACTGAAAAAACTGATAGTGCTACCTCAAAAACAGCAGAAAGTACAGCAAAAACTGAAGCAGAGGCAACAAAATCGGGTGAGAAATCTACTTCTGGAGAAAAGACGACCATTACAGTTTGGCATTCAGCTGATGCAACAATTGCCGATGCTTTGGAAAAGAAGCTCAATTCTTTATTGAAGAATGCAACAGTGAAGATGGAACGCAAGGAAAATTTATCTGAATCATTGAAATTAGTCAGCGATGATCCCAAGACTGCTCCAGATATGTTTTTGTGGGCACATGATAAAGTCGGTGTGTTTGCCGAGATGGGGATTATTGAACCAGTGAACAAACTTTTGAGTGATGATGACTTGAAAGATTTAATTCCTATGACTTTGCAAGCTGGTACTTATAAGAATGAAAAATATCAGTTGCCATTATACTTTGAATCACTGTTGTTTATTTACAACAAAGATTTAATGCAAGAAGCACCCAAGACAACAGATGAGCTGTTGGCAAAGGCTAAGGCTGAAACAAAAGATAATAAATATGTGCTTGTCGAACAACATTCTACGTCTTATTGTATTGCACCTTGGTTGCATGGCTTTGGCGGATATATGATTAACACTGATAAGAAACCAGGCTTGGATTTACCAGAAACACAGAAAGCTTTGGAATACCATAAGCAATTTGTTCAGTACATGCCAGCTGATGGTGAATATAACACAGTTACTACTTTATTTACTGAAGGTAAATCAGCAAGTATTATTGGTGGGCCATGGCTTATTCCTGGTTTGAAAGCAGCTAAATTAAATTATGGTATTGCGCCTATGCCTACTTTGCCTAACGGTGAGCCGTTAAAGCCATTTTCTGGTGTGCAAGGCTTGCAAGTCATTAAGCAAGCTGCAGACAATAAAAAGGATGCTGTCAAAGAAGTTTTGTTAGCAGCAATTAACCCTGAAGTAGGTATTGAGTTGGCAAAAGTTGCTAATTGTGCACCAGCTAATAATTTGGCGTACAAAGATGCTGAGGTCAGCAAGAATGAAATGATTTCCATCTTGCAAGAGATGGCTAAAACACTTGTGCCAATGCCCAATATTCCTGAAATGGATGTCATGTGGGGAGCAACAGACGGATTATTAGCAGAAGTTAATAAAAACGGTAAAGATGTTAAGGAAGCTTGTGCTAAATATCAGAAACAAGCAATTGAACAAATTGAAAGTATGAAGTAA
- a CDS encoding glycoside hydrolase family 13 protein: MINRQAVYHQPLSQFAYAPAEYCLTIRLQTAKQDLCKCTLYYGDRVDPLPQVKFRAKGMEKVASDERFDYYEVTIRSELDRICYYFELEASDEKLYLYAGILATYLPSERSEYYQYPFIRREELSDVPRWLKEAVVYNIFPDSFASAKREISGQSETLLDEKSGQTLHTRLGGTLRGIIANLDYIANLGFNCLYLNPIFTAAEYHRYDLLDYYHVSPNLGTDSDFRELVQAAHALGMHVIIDGVFNHCSWYFFAFDDVVKNGEKSRYKDWFYKLEFPVVRPENGEKPSYSCFAYEPKMPKLNSSNPEVRAYFLDVCRYWLEEFDVDGWRLDVANEVDKDFWREFRKVAKRTKPDSVLIAEIWESAERWLQGDMFDSTMNYDFRKNCRDFLASGKINGSEFNSRLISMNWRYPFPMVQGQLNLLDSHDVSRFRSLCLCPERFYLAEICLFTSIGAPCVFYGDELGMQGETEYTWRGAMPWQQAVSDERELFRQLISLRKRNACLIDGRLRVLDYDDKGKFVFARELGKWSVVVALNASEQESDAFMRLPETKPTLSYGYDASTRKMTAYGYAVWEVEE; encoded by the coding sequence ATGATCAATAGACAGGCTGTATATCATCAGCCATTATCGCAATTTGCTTATGCTCCGGCTGAGTATTGCTTAACCATTCGTTTGCAAACAGCTAAGCAAGATTTATGCAAATGTACTTTATACTATGGCGATCGGGTAGACCCGTTGCCTCAAGTGAAATTTCGTGCAAAGGGCATGGAAAAGGTAGCTAGTGATGAAAGATTTGATTATTATGAAGTAACTATTAGGAGCGAATTAGACCGTATCTGCTATTACTTTGAACTGGAAGCTAGCGATGAAAAGTTATATTTATATGCAGGTATTTTAGCTACATATTTGCCAAGTGAACGTAGCGAGTATTATCAGTATCCCTTTATTCGGAGAGAGGAGCTTAGCGATGTACCTCGCTGGCTCAAGGAAGCTGTTGTCTACAATATTTTTCCAGATAGTTTCGCTAGTGCTAAACGGGAAATAAGTGGTCAGTCAGAAACGCTGCTTGACGAGAAAAGCGGGCAAACTTTGCATACGCGTTTGGGTGGAACGCTGCGAGGGATAATTGCCAATCTGGATTATATTGCTAATTTAGGCTTTAATTGCTTATATTTGAACCCTATTTTTACAGCAGCTGAGTATCACCGCTATGACTTGCTTGATTACTATCATGTATCGCCTAATTTGGGGACAGATAGCGATTTTAGAGAGCTAGTACAAGCGGCACATGCGCTTGGCATGCATGTGATAATAGACGGCGTCTTTAATCATTGTAGTTGGTACTTCTTTGCCTTTGATGATGTCGTTAAAAATGGTGAGAAGTCACGGTATAAAGATTGGTTCTATAAATTGGAGTTTCCAGTCGTTCGCCCAGAGAATGGAGAAAAACCAAGTTATTCGTGTTTTGCTTATGAACCCAAAATGCCTAAATTAAATAGTTCTAATCCAGAAGTGCGAGCTTATTTTTTAGATGTTTGTCGTTATTGGTTGGAAGAATTTGATGTTGATGGCTGGCGTTTAGATGTTGCCAATGAAGTGGATAAGGATTTTTGGCGTGAGTTTCGCAAAGTGGCTAAGCGAACAAAGCCAGATAGTGTGTTGATTGCTGAAATTTGGGAAAGTGCCGAACGCTGGCTGCAGGGTGATATGTTTGATTCGACTATGAATTATGATTTTCGCAAAAATTGCCGAGACTTTTTGGCAAGTGGGAAGATAAATGGCAGTGAGTTTAATAGTCGTCTGATAAGCATGAATTGGCGTTATCCTTTTCCAATGGTGCAAGGACAATTGAATTTGCTGGACAGCCATGATGTTAGCCGCTTTAGAAGCTTATGCCTATGCCCTGAACGTTTTTACTTAGCTGAAATTTGCTTATTTACATCTATAGGTGCGCCGTGTGTGTTCTATGGCGATGAACTTGGGATGCAGGGCGAAACTGAGTATACGTGGCGGGGTGCTATGCCGTGGCAACAAGCAGTTAGCGATGAGCGTGAACTATTCCGTCAGTTGATAAGCTTGCGTAAGCGTAATGCTTGCTTAATTGATGGTAGATTGCGTGTGCTTGATTACGATGACAAGGGCAAGTTCGTTTTTGCGCGTGAATTAGGAAAATGGAGCGTGGTTGTTGCACTTAATGCATCAGAGCAAGAAAGTGACGCGTTTATGAGATTGCCAGAAACTAAACCAACTTTAAGCTATGGCTATGATGCGTCAACACGCAAGATGACAGCATATGGTTATGCTGTTTGGGAGGTTGAAGAATAG
- a CDS encoding carbohydrate ABC transporter permease produces MHRVNKLKPWLHQLPFLIFILLLVVFPLAYTIYISFTNMSVYHWQNFHFVGVANYAKALFKLDSGFAPAVLRTLLWTALNVFLMLFIGFMIALALNAQGLRLKRVYKTLLIFPWAMPGYVSILLWRMGMFNTEFGFLNQLVKALGFAPINFLSTNMNAFVSCLVVNLWLGLPYMFTMIDAAIQSVDKSIYEGAKIDGASFWKMHFSITAPVILPILSPVIIMTAFTNFKQFDIVYLMTMQTGSKTGADINTIITYVYDKAFITSNYGFSAAITGLVSLLIIILYFAMQKSTTKEKEVA; encoded by the coding sequence ATGCATAGAGTGAATAAGTTAAAACCTTGGTTGCATCAGTTACCATTTCTCATTTTTATTTTATTGCTAGTTGTTTTTCCGCTCGCTTACACGATTTATATTTCTTTTACGAATATGAGTGTGTACCATTGGCAAAATTTTCATTTTGTAGGTGTGGCCAACTACGCAAAGGCATTATTTAAGTTAGATTCCGGCTTTGCGCCAGCGGTTCTACGAACGTTACTATGGACAGCACTAAATGTATTTTTGATGTTGTTTATTGGCTTTATGATTGCATTAGCCTTGAATGCACAGGGATTAAGATTGAAACGCGTCTACAAAACGTTATTGATTTTCCCTTGGGCTATGCCAGGTTACGTTTCCATTTTGCTTTGGCGGATGGGTATGTTTAACACAGAGTTTGGCTTCTTAAATCAGCTTGTTAAAGCACTGGGATTTGCGCCAATTAACTTTCTGTCAACTAACATGAATGCGTTTGTGAGTTGCCTAGTTGTCAACTTATGGCTAGGTTTGCCTTATATGTTTACGATGATTGATGCGGCTATTCAGAGTGTTGATAAGAGTATATACGAGGGGGCAAAAATTGATGGAGCTAGTTTCTGGAAAATGCATTTTTCAATTACTGCCCCTGTAATTTTGCCTATTTTATCGCCCGTCATCATCATGACTGCATTCACCAATTTTAAGCAATTTGATATTGTTTATTTGATGACGATGCAAACTGGTTCTAAGACAGGTGCGGATATAAATACGATAATTACCTACGTTTATGATAAGGCGTTTATAACAAGTAACTACGGCTTCTCAGCTGCTATTACCGGCTTAGTTTCCTTGCTGATTATTATTTTGTATTTCGCTATGCAAAAAAGCACAACTAAAGAGAAAGAGGTGGCATAA
- a CDS encoding alpha-amylase family glycosyl hydrolase: protein MKRIKKFLFATMLILSFLIVDLTSIHVDASHDSLQGERIYQIMTDRFYDGDPSNNAQGEALRYQENSEDDMRYMKGGDWQGIIEKIPYIKGMGYTAIWISPIMDVQLWSVPDENGAQGPTAYHGYHIYDAYRANRYFGAENPEVSKSILKRLVEECHAHGLKVIIDVVPNHIGDYIKGIGADAHYSNATNYKPGTQLQPAAPFNRIDWYHNLGQIDWAHEHPHTEESTKMLENHDLGELDDLNFDLSDVKQAVIDANKYWFDYLHADYARVDAAKCMRPSDIHELQAALNVPTFGENFDMDVNFISKWVGDNGETGMLDFPMFQAIVNSFAHNQSFSDTIKAVLDQDYLYGKSANEMVTFIDNHDRNRFLTEAGGDKVKLQNALAFLFSVRGNPVVFQGTEQNRGNANGVLMYGMPDIWNRWSMVSRDEQGNIIKDYFDTSTDTYKLIAKLNYYRETNKALCYGKQNEMWSEPDFYAFSRTIERETDAEIICAFNKSNRRRSVLVPLVAESNLPAKTVLENIANSSDRISVSRDRKVCLDIPANSYKLYKVSRNQRLDTVPVNLYIKDVDNSSVVTGNIGELGNWDILNAVCTERFNSSQLRATFNCPVNSEIEFKFVQKRANGEADWETCNNHIMQIKDRDCAFKCVWSKEDIQELQKVRFNVLGVDTIWGESVYISGNIAELGEWQANYAAGPALCPNYPNWELSLDLPGGENIVWKALKRANQNIIWQNGNNHKLFIGSISDEVIEVTCNW, encoded by the coding sequence ATGAAACGTATCAAGAAATTTTTATTCGCTACCATGTTGATATTGTCATTCTTGATTGTTGATTTGACATCTATACATGTTGATGCGAGCCATGATAGTTTACAGGGTGAACGAATTTATCAGATTATGACGGATCGTTTTTATGATGGTGATCCATCGAATAATGCTCAAGGTGAGGCTCTGCGTTATCAAGAAAACAGTGAAGACGATATGCGTTATATGAAAGGTGGCGATTGGCAGGGCATTATCGAAAAGATACCTTACATAAAGGGTATGGGATATACAGCAATTTGGATTTCGCCTATTATGGATGTTCAATTGTGGAGTGTACCAGATGAAAATGGTGCGCAGGGACCAACGGCTTATCATGGCTATCATATTTATGATGCCTATAGAGCAAATCGTTATTTTGGAGCAGAAAATCCAGAAGTTAGCAAATCTATTTTGAAAAGACTTGTGGAAGAGTGTCATGCACATGGATTGAAAGTGATTATTGATGTAGTTCCTAACCACATAGGTGACTATATCAAAGGGATTGGTGCAGATGCTCATTATTCAAATGCGACAAATTATAAACCTGGAACACAATTACAACCAGCTGCGCCATTTAATAGAATTGATTGGTATCATAATCTAGGACAAATTGATTGGGCACATGAGCATCCGCATACAGAGGAAAGTACAAAGATGCTTGAAAATCACGACCTTGGTGAACTTGACGATTTGAATTTTGACTTATCAGATGTAAAACAAGCAGTTATAGATGCCAATAAATATTGGTTTGATTATTTGCATGCCGATTATGCAAGGGTTGATGCAGCAAAATGTATGAGACCTTCTGATATACATGAGCTACAGGCAGCGTTAAATGTTCCTACTTTTGGCGAAAATTTTGATATGGATGTAAACTTTATATCTAAGTGGGTAGGTGACAATGGTGAAACAGGTATGCTTGATTTCCCTATGTTTCAAGCGATAGTTAATTCGTTTGCACATAATCAAAGCTTTTCAGATACTATAAAAGCTGTTTTAGACCAAGACTATCTTTACGGAAAATCAGCTAATGAAATGGTGACATTTATTGATAACCATGACCGTAACAGATTTTTGACAGAAGCGGGTGGAGATAAAGTAAAATTGCAAAATGCATTAGCGTTTTTATTTTCAGTACGAGGCAATCCTGTGGTCTTCCAAGGAACTGAGCAAAATCGTGGTAACGCAAATGGAGTTTTAATGTATGGTATGCCTGATATATGGAATCGTTGGTCAATGGTTAGCCGTGATGAACAAGGCAATATTATAAAAGACTATTTTGATACCAGCACAGATACATATAAGCTTATTGCTAAGCTTAATTATTATAGAGAAACAAATAAAGCTTTGTGTTATGGTAAACAGAATGAGATGTGGTCAGAACCGGACTTTTATGCTTTTTCAAGAACTATTGAGCGCGAAACAGACGCAGAGATAATTTGTGCTTTCAACAAGAGTAACAGACGCCGCAGCGTTTTAGTACCATTAGTTGCTGAAAGCAATTTGCCGGCAAAGACCGTATTAGAAAATATTGCGAACTCTAGTGATAGAATTAGCGTATCCAGAGACAGAAAAGTTTGCTTAGATATACCAGCTAATTCATACAAATTATATAAAGTTAGCCGAAACCAAAGACTTGATACGGTGCCAGTTAATTTATACATAAAAGATGTAGATAATAGTTCGGTTGTAACTGGTAATATAGGTGAACTAGGAAACTGGGATATCTTGAATGCAGTATGCACAGAGCGTTTTAATTCTTCCCAACTCAGAGCAACCTTTAATTGTCCAGTTAATTCTGAAATTGAATTTAAGTTTGTGCAAAAACGGGCTAATGGAGAGGCTGATTGGGAAACTTGTAATAATCATATTATGCAAATTAAAGACAGAGATTGTGCGTTTAAGTGTGTATGGTCGAAAGAGGATATACAGGAATTGCAAAAGGTTAGGTTTAACGTTTTGGGTGTTGATACTATATGGGGAGAGTCTGTGTATATATCTGGCAATATTGCTGAACTTGGCGAATGGCAAGCTAATTATGCAGCAGGTCCAGCGTTATGTCCTAATTACCCCAATTGGGAGTTGAGCTTGGATTTGCCTGGTGGAGAAAATATTGTATGGAAAGCACTGAAACGTGCTAATCAAAATATTATATGGCAAAATGGAAACAACCATAAGTTGTTCATAGGTAGCATAAGCGATGAAGTAATAGAGGTTACTTGCAATTGGTAA